The Panicum virgatum strain AP13 chromosome 3N, P.virgatum_v5, whole genome shotgun sequence genome includes the window TGCATTGATTTGCATGTTAGTcttagaattgcatttattttgggacggatggAGTAAGACTTTCCcacgagaaaaaaaaacaaccgGGCACAATCTCAATGAACAGAATTGAATATTGATTTGCGCTGTTATGTACAACAATGAAGAATAACTATGGACAACTTTCGCCAGGGCGCAATTACAAGCCCCGGCCCTAATCGAATCTGCTTATATTGCGGTACACGCTTGTATAAGTGTGGGAGTCCTGACTCCGCCGAAAAACTTGCGTCACATAGCACCCATCCCCGCAGCGACGGGCTTGGGAACGCGCCTCCGCGAGCTCGACTTCTCCTTTTTCCGTTTCACGGAGGGCTTCTTCGACGGGGGCGCTCTCCTGCTGCCCGGCCGAAGCTTTCGGGACGGTGGTGCGTCGGTCGTTGAGGGGGGCCTCCTACCGGACGCAATCATTTGCTCCAGTAGCTCTCTGTGGTACGCCTGGTGCAACGAAAAGCACTTGAGTTTAACATGTGCGTCCGGTAGGAGTACACAAAAGATAAAGGCCATTAGATTATTGTAGTTTATAGTTGTGCGCTAACTGTCAGGCAGCTGTGCTACAAGAAAGTGCGGGACGACCGAAGACCACAATGGGATTGTGGATGAAGTGCTTACCTGAACGACAAAGTTGCGCCTTTCGCAGTCCAGGAACATTTCAGGCATCCAGCCAACCCTGGCCCTGATTTTGTCCCGGACGGTGCTGAAACTTATTTGATCCCTGGAGGTGAAGCGGTCAACTTCATTGAACCATAGGCATGTGAAGAGGTTTGTGATGGGGATATGTTCTCTGATGATCACACAACCTTCAGGGACATCTGCATGCGAAGCAAACGAGGCAAGATTAAGATTCCGGTAAGAAACTTAAGCACTCTTACCAGAAGAATCTGATGAGATCACTGACCACTTGTGATGGGAAACTTAGCAGGAGAATAATGTGACAGGCCCTCGTTTCTGTAAAACTCTATCTGGTAATCAATTGACGCATTGTCATACTTCCCAGCAGCTTTATTAGCTTCTGCTTCTTCAAACACATCAAAGCGTTTGTAATGCCTAGAGATCGCAAAAGTGGCATTCTTCCTCCACAGGAACCTACGAATTAGAGTTAGCAATCAGATTATTATTGCTGAAAAGAACCCAACGGCTGAATTTTAATACCACAGTAAAATAAATGCAGTACTAAAATTATCAAATGCAAACACAAGAAACATTGTCTAAGTAAGCAGTTATCACAGAAGAAAGTTTTCCAAGATAGCATTCTGCAGTCTAAACCCACAAAAGACCTGCTGTAATCAGTTTACCACAGAAATGACACATTGTGGTTATAAGATATTAAAGGTGTTTTTAGGCAGCCATATATTTTGTTTAAGTCATAGATATTTTCCAGATTTTCTCTTTAAGAATATTACCAACAAAATATATCATATTGCAAACAAGCTATTCACATCAAGAATACCTCTCAAGCAGAAGATAGGGATCAGCAACAAGCTCAAGTTTTGCATCTATCCAAACTGAAAACCTCACATTTGGAAAAAGCCTATGGAGCAGAAGTTTTGGAATCTGCACAAATAAGTATTTGTCCATTCAACATGATAAAAAACAGTGTATATAAGGAGATAACCATGCCAATGCAATTGCAAATAACAAATACATCTCCTGCGATTGAATAACTGCAAAAGTCAATGAAGCTAAAATTATTTATAAGAATTTTCAGACACATGGATGTACTTTatacaaataaaatttgaaatttgtgACTTCTTCATTGTAGGATAGTTCCCTGTTGGAAATAAATTATGGTTTTGTGAGCTAAGCCAAGGCAAAAGAGCATCCCCTAATGCTATCTCGTAATTTTTCAACCTACCTATGAAAATCTGTTAAATAGGTTAGCATATAAATATTGAGTATCTACAAGACAGAAATGATGGATAGCTTAAGAGCATTTTTTTATGCGCAGTAGTTTCCTAAAGAAGTTTGCCAAGAATATAGAAAGTATCACTTTATCCATTTTTTCACAGAAGAGACATGATCCAAATTTCCTATGATGAGTTAATCTATGATTATAATTAAATGCCTAGTGTCATTAATATATAATTTAGGTATCATGCCAGCAACCTTCTACTTGCAAATGAGCTTGTGGGTCCATTACATGGCAGAATTGTAGTTAATTCGGTCCAAAAAGAAGTTTATGTGCCTAGATTAGGTGCTCTGTCAGGTATGAGGTTGTATTCGTTTGGGAAAATGAAGGAATTCACCACTTTTTGTTACTTACTATAAACATTGCTAATAAAAAAGCACATATCAGGAGAACTGATAGTTATTGCAATTAATAAGAAAGGCACCTTTCCCGTACGCCTTGGGTCTTCATATGGGAGGTTTCGGACAACTACTAGCCTCCATAGTCCAACTTTATTATTATTGTACAAAGAACTAGAATTCTTGACATAAGCCTCTGTTTCTTCATCTACAAACATGTAAAAGCATGCATTTGCCTTTGAAAATTCACTGATGTTCCTCGGATGTTGAATCATGTCATAATTTCCTGGGCAAAGGCATAGTATAGTGAGAAGATAAATTCATCACAGGCATAGATAAGACACATCTTTTAAGGCCAAGGTAGATAAGACTATCAGTGTACAGTGATGATTACCGAAAATAGCAGAAGCCACAACTAGTTCACGGCattgctccatctctagcaggtCATCATCCTTGATGTCGAATCCAGTACCTTGGCCAGGCTTCTTTCCTCGGAC containing:
- the LOC120664833 gene encoding probable hexosyltransferase MUCI70, whose product is MSGGSSAAALGLRSGSYGSLPAAVGGSGGAGGVRKPGARGWALRGEKERLQLLHRALRLVGRRRAGVLLLLAVASAAVFCSLFAVVKDDSSSISIVNNYEVPNAIQKSVYPSTTRPLMMSGNQYSSVVNKIELPNRIHLSYANFTHPCEGFSVPPPLVDKKHTGPRPCPVCYVSVDQAFALIPLEASPSPVLKNINYISEDGIVANLSSQGSGFGGHPSLEQRNKSFDISESMTVHCGFVRGKKPGQGTGFDIKDDDLLEMEQCRELVVASAIFGNYDMIQHPRNISEFSKANACFYMFVDEETEAYVKNSSSLYNNNKVGLWRLVVVRNLPYEDPRRTGKIPKLLLHRLFPNVRFSVWIDAKLELVADPYLLLERFLWRKNATFAISRHYKRFDVFEEAEANKAAGKYDNASIDYQIEFYRNEGLSHYSPAKFPITSDVPEGCVIIREHIPITNLFTCLWFNEVDRFTSRDQISFSTVRDKIRARVGWMPEMFLDCERRNFVVQAYHRELLEQMIASGRRPPSTTDAPPSRKLRPGSRRAPPSKKPSVKRKKEKSSSRRRVPKPVAAGMGAM